One genomic region from Tigriopus californicus strain San Diego chromosome 4, Tcal_SD_v2.1, whole genome shotgun sequence encodes:
- the LOC131879404 gene encoding uncharacterized protein LOC131879404, with protein MQRPNAEDIHKFGMDIADFKNFLSAGLSNLTCVLMTMGHLRKDFEVNEQYFMKDLWSQHAYNTDPEFQDKMIESYRQCLEFSHSVPQSILDKQPGEHWFQRQIVFFKCVKVMERKNCAKKQLSDHMAEWYG; from the exons ATGCAGCGGCCCAATGCCGAGGACATTCACAAATTTGGGATGGACATTGCCGACTTCAAGAACTTTTTGAGTGCAGGCCTGAGCAATTTGACTTGCGTCCTGATGACCATGGGCCACTTGAGGAAGGACTTTGAAGTCAATGAGCAGTACTTTATGAAGGACCTTTGGAGCCAG CACGCGTACAACACTGACCCTGAATTCCAAGACAAGATGATTGAAAGCTACCGACAATGCCTCGAGTTCTCCCATTCTGTGCCTCAATCCATCTTGGACAAGCAACCCGGAGAGCATTGGTTTCAGAGGCAAATTGTGTTCTTCAAGTGCGTCAAG GTCATGGAGCGGAAGAATTGTGCCAAGAAGCAGTTGAGTGATCACATGGCAGAATGGTACGGCTAG
- the LOC131879405 gene encoding uncharacterized protein LOC131879405: MYSMLLLLPIGAFALLLGAIPFVQCSALPLDLDDSIPSEVFQQIARHQYLNACWGQDAVKDFYKRVKQAQDGCNQMVPKDNLFTSFQHPDDTSIRKPHPVQDVTHLSPQEQAAYNTWMEFLAFQQFK, translated from the exons ATGTATTCGATGTTACTACTTTTGCCAATTGGAGCTTTTGCTCTTCTTTTGGGAGCCATTCCTTTCGTCCAATGCTCAGCTCTGCCTTTGGATCTGGATGATTCCATTCCAAGCGAAGTCTTTCAACAGATTGCCAGACATCAGTACCTAAATGCCTGTTGGGGACAGGATGCCGTGAAGGATTTCTACAAGAGGGTGAAGCAAGCTCAAGATGGGTGCAATCAAATGGTTCCCAAGGATAATCTGTTCACCTCGTTCCAACACCCAGATGACACCTCGATTCGCAAG CCTCATCCCGTCCAGGATGTGACCCACCTCTCGCCTCAAGAGCAAGCCGCATACAATACATGGATGGAATTTCTGGCCTTTCAACAATTCAAGTAA
- the LOC131879394 gene encoding peroxisomal multifunctional enzyme type 2-like, with amino-acid sequence MTGMAKIRVSTRVRLLHNLIKISEFGTHSRFSHLDRGNPPTSRLRFYRDLTHTSSSRVKSDWRIDFNTFLKENHHKVIPSVEKEIKISSTMSIRFDNRVAVVTGAGGGLGKAYALLLASRGASVVVNDLGGSRSGEGQSSKAADEVVSEIRNKGGKAVANYDSVENGEAVIKTALDNFGRIDIVINNAGILRDRSIARTADSDWDLVHRVHLRGAFQVTRAAWPHMKKQKYGRIVNTSSVAGIFGNFGQANYSAAKAGLLGFTNTLAIEGERSGIQANIIVPMAASRLTQDILPPELFDGLKPELIAPVVAWMCHEDCPDTGSIIEAAGGWAGKYRWQRSQGTLLMDDLSENITPERVRERWAQIVDMQGGDFPTSNQGATMDLVGKMEKLTSSPDSTQIQGDLMSAIGFKSQPFLYNFDHRDVILYALAVGASTENHHGLKYLYEGNPNFSALPSFGVMPGFGSFVGLINGDVPGLEIDLSKVLHGEQYTEMVSTRLPTEGSLESTFQIQAILDKGSGAVLLVEVLTKDQVTQETIVKNQMSVFVVGSGGFNGPRSSEHLIPTEKNPSHAPDWEMTYQTNIDQAALYRLCGDANPLHIDPSFSGISGFKKPILHGLCSYGIAARQIVDEVCQGDPGRVKAIKARFAKPVIPGQTLVTKAWKINNEKISFSCVVKETGQECLNGGWIILRSYQDDKQSDDGGGRKQSPDMEQKLGTTLKSDVVFQAMERRLKAKPDMVNKVRAVFHWIITNSQGKPASHWTVDLKNTPGSITQGAHGTPDCTLTIFDDDMVQMVEGNLKPQTAFMKGKLKVKGNIMLTQKLQDLIGDHSKL; translated from the exons ATGACGGGAATGGCCAAGATAAGAGTGTCTACTCGAGTGAGACTTCTTCATAACTTGATCAAG ATTTCAGAGTTCGGGACCCACTCAAGGTTCTCCCACTTGGATCGAGGGAACCCACCGACCTCTCGCTTGCGGTTTTATCGAGATCTTACCCATACATCTTCATCGAGAGTCAAGTCAGATTGGAGAATCGACTTCAACACTTTCCTGAAAGAAAACCATCATAAAGTGATTCCCTCAG TagagaaagaaataaagatcTCATCCACGATGTCCATCCGATTCGATAATCGTGTGGCTGTAGTCACTGGAGCAGGTGGAG GTTTGGGTAAGGCGTAcgctttgcttttggccagTCGTGGAGCCTCGGTCGTGGTCAATGACTTGGGTGGATCTCGATCTGGTGAAGGCCAATCCTCTAAGGCCGCAGATGAAGTTGTCTCCGAAATTCGGAACAAAG GTGGGAAAGCCGTGGCCAACTACGACTCTGTGGAAAATGGCGAAGCGGTGATCAAAACGGCGCTCGACAATTTCGGACGGATTGACATCGTGATTAATAACGCGGGGATCCTAAGGGATAGGAGCATTGCTCGAACTGCCGACTCGGATTGGGACCTGGTGCACAGGGTTCATTTACGAGGAGCCTTTCAAGTCACAAGAGCCGCTTGGCCGCACATGAAGAAGCAGAAATATGGAAGGATCGTGAACACAAGCTCAGTGGCCGGCATATTCGGCAACTTTGGCCAAGCCAATTACAG CGCTGCTAAAGCTGGACTGCTTGGTTTCACGAACACGTTGGCGATCGAAGGAGAAAGAAGTGGGATTCAAGCAAACATCATCGTACCCATGGCTGCTTCCAGACTCACTCAAGACATATTACCACCAG AGCTCTTCGACGGTTTGAAACCGGAATTGATAGCTCCCGTGGTGGCTTGGATGTGCCATGAAGATTGTCCCGACACTGGAAGCATCATCGAGGCCGCCGGAGGTTGGGCAGGAAAAT ATCGATGGCAACGAAGTCAGGGAACGTTGTTGATGGATGATTTAAGCGAAAACATTACCCCGGAGCGAGTCCGAGAACGATGGGCTCAAATTGTGGATATGCAAGGGGGCGATTTCCCCACCTCAAACCAAGGAGCCACTATGGACTTGGTGGGCAAAATGGAGAAGCTGACTTCTAGCCCGGACAGCACCCAAATCCAAGGTGATTTG aTGTCTGCAATCGGTTTCAAGTCCCAGCCTTTCCTTTACAACTTTGACCATCGAGATGTGATTCTCTATGCCTTGGCCGTTGGAGCCTCGACTGAAAACCATCATGGTCTGAAGTATCTCTACGAGGGAAATCCCAACTTCTCCGCCCTACCCTCGTTTGGAGTGATGCCAGGCTTTGGCAGTTTTGTTGGATTAATCAACGGTGACGTGCCTGGCCTTGAGATTGACCTTTCAAAG GTCCTTCACGGAGAACAATATACCGAGATGGTTTCAACCAGACTTCCTACCGAAGGGTCATTAGAGTCCACCTTCCAAATCCAAGCCATCCTCGATAAAGGTTCAGGCGCGGTTCTCTTGGTTGAGGTTCTCACCAAGGATCAAGTCACCCAAGAGACCATCGTCAAGAATCAAATGTCGGTGTTCGTGGTGGGATCGGGCGGTTTTAACGGTCCAAGGAGCTCGGAACACCTCATTCCCACTGAAAAGAACCCGAGTCACGCTCCAGATTGGGAGATGACCTATCAAACCAACATTGATCAG GCCGCTTTGTACCGTCTGTGTGGCGATGCTAACCCACTTCATATAGATCCGAGCTTCTCGGGCATAAGTGGATTCAAGAAACCAATTTTGCACGGTCTTTGCTCCTATGGTATTGCAGCGCGACAGATTGTCGACGAAGTCTGCCAGGGTGATCCTGGCAGAGTCAAGGCCATCAAGGCCAGATTTGCCAAACCTGTAATACCTGGCCAGACACTTGT GACCAAAGCATGGAAAATAAACAACGAGAAGATATCCTTCTCCTGCGTGGTGAAAGAAACCGGACAAGAATGTTTGAATGGGGGATGGATAATTTTGAGGAGCTATCAGGACGACAAGCAAAGTGACGACGGTGGTGGAAGGAAGCAATCACCAgatatggaacaaaaacttggaacaactttgaaaaGTGATGTGGTTTTCCAAGCGATGGAGCGAAGGCTCAAGGCCAAGCCAGACATGGTGAACAAAGTTCGAGCTGTCTTCCATTGGATTATTACCAATTCGCAAGGGAAACCAGCCTCACACTGGA cTGTTGACCTTAAAAATACGCCTGGATCTATCACACAAGGTGCCCATGGAACTCCAGATTGTACGTTAACGATCTTTGATGACGACATGGTTCAAATG GTTGAGGgcaatttgaaaccacaaaccgCGTTCATGAAGGGGAAATTGAAAGTCAAGGGCAATATTATGCTCACTCAGAAGCTCCAAGATTTAATTGGGGATCATTCCAAGCTCTGA
- the LOC131879398 gene encoding uncharacterized protein LOC131879398 produces the protein MTSTENELGHDFWSSKFYDQGRTPWHKQEFHPKLKANLGFFPKTTEAKRFLLPLCGKSVDLIHLYNFCSKWTILGVEFVEQGCRSFFQEQNLEYDVEDKQGGLKIFKSKDGRLQMFCGDFFKMDPDLIGGTVDYVWDRGSLVAISPSKREQYMRVINKLLSPTYVYLLSTIEYDPDVRGGPPHSIPFGDVNTLFEDAQIRILENQVLDNPNDLMKENLFLITEKSPKDVVSYWQGRWVEGQSQWHSNEPHFSLVKYLDKLKDGRDNLTIFVPLCGKSGDLIYLYKQGFSVIGLEGVHCVVESFFKDHDLEYKKEVLPEIKGFKYETLDGQLKIFSCDIFEMQPGVMGQVDAVFDRGSFEAILEEDRPRYMDLMTKILATKFRIILNGYEYDNTVFKGPPRHVDHKVVEEMYGNLGKVEILEATENGTQPQRFNLSKMTKFIYFISRERMEN, from the exons ATGACTTCTACCGAAAACGAACTAGGGCATGACTTTTGGAGCTCCAAGTTTTACGACCAAGGTCGCACCCCTTGGCACAAACAAGAGTTCCATCCGAAATTGAAGGCCAATTTAGGATTCTTTCCGAAGACAACCGAAGCCAAACGGTTTCTGTTACCCTTATGCGGTAAATCCGtggatttgatccatttgTACAACTTCTGCTCCAAGTGGACCATTTTGGGGGTGGAATTTGTGGAGCAGGGTTGCCGTAGTTTCTTCCAGGAGCAAAATCTGGAATACGACGTGGAGGATAAACAGGGTGGCTTGAAAATCTTCAAG AGCAAAGATGGACGCCTTCAAATGTTTTGTGgagatttcttcaaaatggacCCAGACCTGATTGGAGGAACTGTTGATTACGTTTGGGACCGAGGATCTTTGGTAGCAATATCACCGTCCAAAAGAGAACA ATATATGCGAGTCATTAATAAGCTGCTCTCTCCCACCTACGTGTATTTGCTCTCAACTATTGAGTATGATCCCGATGTCCGGGGTGGACCTCCCCATTCGATTCCTTTTGGGGATGTTAATACATTATTTG AGGACGCTCAAATTCGGATTTTGGAAAACCAAGTCTTAGACAATCCGAATGATCTCATGAAAGAGAATTTATTCCTGATAACTGAGAAATCTCCAAAAGACGTGGTTAGTTATTGGCAAGGTCGATGGGTGGAAGGTCAATCTCAATGGCATTCCAACGAACCCCACTTCAGTCTGGTGAAGTATCTAGATAAACTCAAG GATGGTCGAGataatttgacaatttttgtaCCGCTTTGCGGGAAAAGTGGCGATTTGATCTACTTGTACAAACAAGGCTTTTCCGTGATTGGACTGGAAGGTGTGCATTGTGTGGTTGAGAGCTTCTTTAAGGATCATGATTTGGAATACAAGAAAGAAGTATTGCCGGAAATCAAGGGGTTCAAATACGAG ACTTTGGATGGTCAATTGAAGATTTTTTCGTGcgacatttttgaaatgcaacccGGTGTAATGGGTCAGGTGGATGCGGTTTTTGACCGTGGATCATTCGAGGCCATTTTGGAAGAAGATCGACCTCGATACATGGACTTGATGACTAAGATCCTTGCGACCAAGTTTAGAATCATCTTGAATGGCTACGAGTATGATAACACTGTATTTAAAGGGCCTCCCAGGCATGTTGATCACAAAGTGGTCGAGGAAATGTATG GAAACCTGGGAAAAGTCGAGATCTTGGAAGCAACCGAAAATGGAACCCAACCTCAGCGATTCAACTTGTCCAAAatgaccaagttcatctacTTCATTTCTCGggaaagaatggaaaactAA
- the LOC131879400 gene encoding uncharacterized protein LOC131879400 encodes MVGESGSLSMVHAWSMDNTGTSMTVVSWIPTVQRRGVESQKSGMLQSLLKFLSRLRKASNLKMRILICAQFGMDMKSFNFKQFPPFKYYDTSKRSKRLFSSNSPFIFTFDSLRVSEIPVPNVFPILSNRNIKTLEVSSLRANENYFYERDVILSSSNDSDSKLIKALPDAGLEQKRHTAAKTIQRAMSWHMASKKVQEALKKDNASKGRLTSKEKKRQDTLKKVMRAMHYSKLETNSREREAYQRYLERNAQKAAKNNDLLNVEEEEIFVLPGFKKKPISSTSSFLSDSSFDGNTITLSSKSRSEGSESLPPIDPKRQEKEEFMIKHRLKMLSPNVDDNSLFKASIPSPQMDHRKRLSDISPSATPRTHKPHSIA; translated from the exons ATGGTTGGAGAGTCGGGCAGCTTGTCCATGGTCCATGCTTGGTCTATGGACAACACTGGAACCTCCATGACTGTTGTCTCGTGGATCCCGACAGTACAAAGACGAGGGGTGGAATCTCAAAAATCTGGAATGCTGCAGTCTTTGCTCAAATTTCTCTCTCGTCTCCGAAAGGCGTCCAACTTAAAG ATGAGGATACTCATATGCGCCCAATTTGGAATGGATATGAAGTCGTTCAACTTCAAGCAGTTTCCCCCGTTCAAGTATTACGACACATCGAAAAGATCCAAGCGTCTTTTCAGTTCCAATTCGCCCTTCATTTTCACATTCGACTCGCTTAGGGTCTCAGAGATACCAG TTCCAAACGTGTTCCCTATTCTCAGTAACCGTAACATCAAAACG TTGGAAGTGTCCAGTTTGCGAGCCAATGAGAACTACTTCTATGAGCGGGACGTGATTTTATCCTCGAGCAATGACTCTGATTCGAAACTCATCAAGGCACTACCGGATGCAGGATTGGAACAGAAG CGTCACACCGCTGCCAAAACTATTCAGAGAGCCATGTCTTGGCATATGGCTTCAAAGAAGGTGCAAGAGGCTTTGAAAAAGGACAATGCGAGTAAGGGACGATTGACATCTAAG gAGAAAAAGAGACAAGACACTCTGAAGAAAGTCATGAGGGCGATGCATTATAGCAAATTGGAAACCAATTCCCGTGAGAGAGAAGCTTATCAAAGATACCTTGAGCGGAACGCTCAAAAGGCGGCAAAGAATAATGACCTTCTGAAtgtggaagaagaggagatcTTTGTTTTGCCtggcttcaaaaagaaaccaatcTCTAGCACCAGCTCGTTCCTTTCGGATTCATCTTTTGATGGAAAC ACGATCACATTGTCATCGAAAAGCAGAAGTGAAGGATCCGAGTCGTTACCACCTATTG ATCCCAAACGCCAAGAAAAGGAGGAGTTCATGATCAAACACAGGCTAAAAATGCTCTCGCCCAATGTGGATGACAATTCTTTGTTCAAGGCATCAATACCATCACCACAAATGGATCATCGGAAGCGCCTTTCAGACATCTCTCCATCAGCCACGCCTCGGACACACAAACCACATTCTATCGCGTAG